A genomic region of Raphanus sativus cultivar WK10039 chromosome 6, ASM80110v3, whole genome shotgun sequence contains the following coding sequences:
- the LOC108807345 gene encoding uncharacterized protein LOC108807345, which yields MDRQNSDDIMRFLDGMASSDDVLFGFLDEGNQSPEDFPDSGNLNGGEDTDDVDENSNCNSEENKAFWQEQEQLLQGTLYRTSSIETKIRQATKEALREVKSKGLHCVCRRPVAGGCRSCLRGEISRHLRDVACYDCVISKSKWRSSQDIPAGEHEYIEIVDRSDPKKGEMRVVIELSFRAEFEIAKGGEEYKRLISRLPEVYVGKTERLRSLIKILCIAGKKCLRDKKMHMGPWRKHKYMQAKWLRTCDRSSSLEAAMVSETTEPENWVPLVKPRVSMLNYDGSFSNGMGRSAAVTVV from the exons ATGGATCGGCAAAATTCCGATGACATTATGAGATTTCTCGATGGAATGGCTAGCTCCGACGACGTTCTATTCGGTTTCCTTGACGAAGGAAACCAGTCACCGGAAGACTTCCCGGACTCCGGTAACCTCAACGGTGGTGAAGATACAGACGACGTTGACGAAAATAGCAATTGCAATTCTGAAGAAAACAAAGCTTTCTGGCAGGAACAAGAACAACTTCTTCAG GGAACACTGTATAGGACAAGTTCAATTGAAACAAAGATTAGACAAGCGACAAAGGAAGCCCTGAGAGAAGTCAAATCAAAGGGTCTTCATTGTGTCTGCCGACGACCCGTTGCTGGTGGTTGCCGGAGCTGTTTACGTGGTGAAATCTCTCGACACCTTAGAGATGTGGCCTGCTACGACTGCGTTATCTCCAAATCCAAGTGGAGAAGCTCTCAAGACATCCCAGCAG GGGAACACGAATACATAGAGATCGTGGACCGATCTGATCCGAAGAAAGGCGAGATGCGAGTGGTGATTGAGTTATCATTCAGGGCAGAGTTCGAGATTGCAAAAGGAGGTGAAGAGTACAAAAGGCTTATCAGCCGATTGCCGGAGGTTTACGTCGGGAAAACCGAGAGACTCAGATCCCTGATCAAGATATTATGCATCGCCGGGAAGAAATGCTTGAGAGACAAGAAAATGCATATGGGACCTTGGAGAAAACACAAGTATATGCAAGCCAAGTGGCTTCGCACGTGCGATAGATCGAGCTCCTTGGAAGCGGCCATGGTCTCCGAGACGACTGAACCGGAGAATTGGGTGCCGCTGGTGAAGCCTAGGGTTTCCATGCTGAACTACGATGGCAGTTTCTCTAACGGGATGGGCCGTTCTGCCGCTGTAACAGTCGTGTGA
- the LOC108806407 gene encoding riboflavin synthase gives MMATHSLNLLPKSFLPQLPTFTSLRPKLRQNLSIRSVFTGIVEEMGQVKDLGLADRGGFDLKIGARVVVEDVKLGDSIAVNGTCLTVTHFDTEEFTVGLAPETLRKTSLEELERGSLVNLERALQPVSRMGGHVVQGHVDGTGVIVSMEAEGDSLWVKVKADKALLKYIVPKGFVAVDGTSLTVVDVSDQDSCFNFMLVAYTQQNVVIPTKKVGQKVNLEVDIMGKYVERLLLTTATFSMNTPQENKS, from the exons ATGATGGCCACTCACTCTCTCAATCTGCTTCCCAAATCATTTCTTCCACAGTTGCCAACCTTCACTTCACTCAGACCAAAGCTGAGGCAAAATCTGAGCATTCGATCCGTGTTCACGGGAATCGTGGAAGAAATGGGGCAAGTAAAGGATCTGGGATTAGCTGATCGCGGCGGTTTCGACCTTAAAATCGGGGCGAGAGTGGTGGTGGAGGACGTGAAGCTAGGCGACAGCATCGCCGTCAACGGTACTTGCCTAACTGTCACCCATTTCGACACCGAGGAGTTCACCGTCGGGTTGGCGCCGGAGACGCTGCGGAAAACGTCGCTGGAGGAGCTGGAGAGAGGATCCCTGGTGAATCTGGAGCGCGCGCTGCAGCCGGTGAGCCGAATGGGGGGACACGTTGTGCAGGGACACGTGGACGGTACGGGAGTGATCGTTTCGATGGAGGCTGAGGGAGATTCGCTGTGGGTGAAGGTGAAAGCGGACAAGGCTTTGCTCAAATACATTGTCCCCAAGGGCTTTGTGGCGGTGGACGGGACGAGCCTGACGGTGGTCGATGTGTCTGACCAGGACAGCTGCTTTAACTTCATGCTCGTTGCTTATACCCAGCAGAATGTGGTGATCCCCACCAAGAAAGTTGGGCAGAAAGTGAACTTGGAGGTTGATATCATGGGCAAATACGTTGAGAGACTTCTTCTCACCACTGCCACCTTCTCAATGAACACCCCACAG GAAAACAAGAGCTGA